GTTGCTTATCTTGGACCAACCACTGGATTTAATTCCATGTACGTATCCAATTCTTATCATTCTATATCAAACAGGAGAGAAGGCCTCAAGCAATAATCTACTCTCATTTGATTTTGATACTGAACTCCATGCGAAGGATGCTGAGTTACCACTGTTTAGTTATGAAAGCGTATCAGCTGCAACTaataaattttcagatttgaataaGCTTGGAGAAGGAGGTTTTGGACCTGTTTATAAGGTACACTACATTTTTCTAATGAATCTGCTTTGAACATTATTGAGAAAACCGACATTAATGGTAAACTGTCATGAATTGTGAAAGTTTAAGGAGCTTATCATTCTCCTTCGTAGGGGAAATTACTCAGAGGGCGAGAAATTGCAGTGAAGATGCTTTCAAAAAGATCTGGGCAGGGAATCGAGGAGTTCAAAAATGAGACAATATTAATTGCAAAACTCCAGCATAGAAATCTTGTCAGAATCTTAGGTTGTTGTATTGAGCGAAATGAAAAGATATTAATATATGAGTACATGTTCAATCAAAGTTTGGATTTCTACCTTTTTGGTAAGTGCgcatatttatgtatatatgtgtatatattttcCTGTAATATGTTTCTAGGTTCTTAAGTACTAATTTTCTTAGTTGTACTATTTAAACagatcaaacaaagaaaaacatgttAGATTGGGGGACACGCATACACATTATTGAAGGAATTGCACAAGGaattctttatcttcatcaatattcaaGGTTACGGATCATACATAGAGATATTAAGCCCAGCAACATTCTCTTGGATAGTGAAatgaatccaaaaatatcagattttgggATGGCTCGAATAGTTGGAGACAATGAAACGCCAACAAACACACGTCGAATTGTCGGAACTTAGTAAGTATGCAATCTATTTCACATCTAATATCTCCAAAGAAAACGATTGGagtactacaacttttattacaatATTTTTACAATATGATGTGATAGTTCACAATTGGTAAAATAACTAAAAGTGTATTGTTGACAAATCAATcactaacaatttttttgcttaatcaTTTTACCAATTATAGACTGTCACATCAAGTTTGTAAGGGACTTGTAGTAAAAGTTATACTACTCCTAACAGCACTATATTTGCAATTCTCAGCTAAATTCGCTAAACAAGCTACTAATAGTCATTTCCTAAATTTTGAAATGCAGTGGCTATATGTCTCCTGAATATGCTATGGATGGTTTGTACTCGATAAAGTCAGATGTGTTTAGCTTTGGAGTATTGGTACTAGAGATTGTGAGTGGCAAGAAGAACACTGGCTTCTATAATAGCGAGTCACTCAATCTTCTTAGATACGTATGTAGTTTCTATACTCTCCtgaattctttttgttttatattaatcTTATAGATTAAAATgctattagttttttttaattaaatttagtctGATTTGAAATGTAACTAGGCTTGGGAGCTATGGATAGATGATCGAAGTTTGGAGTTGATGGAGCCAACAATAGGATATCCTTCTTCTACTTCTGTTCTATTGAGATTCATTAACATTGGCCTTCTTTGTGTCCAAGAAAGTCCGACTGATCGACCTACCATGCCTGATGTAGTCTCAATGATTAGCAATGAACATGCTCCTCTACCTACACCCAAGCAACCTGCTTTTACCAGAGGCCGGAATGTGATTGACACAAATTCAACAAATGACAGTACTGCAGAAAATGGCTCAAATAATAGCGTAACTATTTCAACAATGGAAGCGCGATGACTGATTCCTATATCAAAGAAACAAAATGTTGTAAAACTAATCTTTTTGGCTGATTTGTATGCACGTTGATATGCTACATACTTGTCTCTAAATGTTGTCTTTGTTCCCTCATATTTTAGTTTCGTTACCAATAATACTATCCAGATagaatttataagtttttatgTACTACCCACATTAGTTAACACTAGTCTGTAATGTCTTTAAAAGATTATCACTAACCAATTTCCTTCCCCTCCGGCCCTCAGTAAACTAATTGGATACCAAAAATGGGTGAAATCCCAAATCTTTGGCTCGTTCCTCttcttttaacaattaattCAAGCACACGTCTACTCAATATTTTAGACCCAGACTATGAGTAATTTGAACTACACATCAAAACTATACTTGTGAACCTAACATTGTAACTAAAACTAGGTCTTCTCGAATATTTTGAACCATATCTTCAAATTGCGATATACATAACATTGTAACTAAAACTACATGTCCGCCACCACGTCAACAATCAGTATTTtgttccttgattttttttgcttttcttagtttttttggGGCTGTTAAAGCTACCTCCACCATAGGCTTCGTTTTGACCCTCATCGGTGTCATCTTTTCTGCAGTGGTTTATCTTTGGATATGCTACTGCAGTTGTTTCTTTGTTGGGCTACTGATTGGGTTATTGAACCTTTTGAGGTTTATGACCCTTCTTGCGCCTCTAGGCCGGCTGCACGATTCATGGTGCGCTTTACCAAACCGCCTTAATTTGCGATCACTTTTTTTAGTCTTCGTACCAAAAATATATAGGGCCGCATCATTTATTTGATACATTTCCTTTTATGTcccgtttgttttggcgtaaaatgatttctggaaaatggttacggtatttttcggtgtttggtagagcgaaaataatggtcaaccagaaaatgatttccgtttgaccaaaaatgtttaataaatttcggaaaatgatttatgctttttaaaagcgtaaatcattttccgtaaatggtagatgcaatcaattcttttttaaacaatgcagtcgacatttacgttcaagcagttaaTTATTGCCGAATTTCGACAAGTCAGATTCCGACTTCGGTCGGTGCCGGAATTCAGCGACGTCCGGCAGATGTCGCTAGATTTCGGGGATACCATGCAAGATTCCGGCCAAACTGGCCGGATCTCCGCTATCTCGCCGGATTCCAGTCCAGATCCAGCCCGAACACCGAAGATCCAGCCATCTGGCCAGAATCCTAGACAGATCCGGCCGTCTGGCCGGGATACTGGCCGGAgaggccggatccggccagaacggccggacccCCCGcatttggccagatccggctgtTCTGGCCGGAAACAGGCCAGGACGGCCGGTTTCCGGTCAACTGGAcgggatccggccgttttgtgccggattccggcaatttTTGCCAgaatttgtatatgccaaatttaaaaaaatatatatttttatattattttatattaatattttttattttgtgaataaaatttaatttttttaaattaatatgattaaattaaaatataaaaaatatttgtaattttcagtacgcgccaaacaccgaaaaatgatttcaacggaaaatatttttctgaaaaataatttccctgaaactattttacgacggaaaccatttacaccgaaacaaacggagcattaatttatgtttactACTATTGATGAGGTTAATTTGGGGCTCTTTATTGGGTTGTCCAGccctatatttttatttgttgtaattgCTTTGTTgatatacttacaaaaaaaaaaaaaaaatgatattaataATCCTCATGTGGACTCTAGTGTGtcacaaattttaagtaaaattcaTTATTAAAAATTGGCTTGCAAATGAAGAATGTGAGCTTATATGATTAAGATTGTACTTAATAATTAATGTGTAACACTTAAGATCGTAACATTTCATCACCGTACCTTTCGAAATTCGATATCCATAGCTGCTCACTCTATCAACACTGACTTAGTGATAGTCATTTCTCTTTTAGCACTTTCACTCATTCAACTATATTCAATGGCTTAATACTACGCATATACATAACATGAAGAAATTGTAATTCAGCCTATAATTAAGTTGCCCTTGTGATTCAAACTTGTAACAAATTATAACAAATCTGAGGTAAAATTCATCCTTAAGATTGTAATTATCCAACGTGATGAAACACTCGTGGAATCTTAGCATAATGAAAGTCTTCCGATATTCTGTCAAAGACAAAGGACAGAAAGTGTTcgccttttgtttctttttttcctattcGAAAGGGGAAAGGAGAAAGGTGAAAGAGAGTGTTCGACTTTAATCAGCATCAATCAGCATTCACACTGTGCTTAGATGAGTTTCCGAGAAGGATTATCGACCATTAGTCAAGGCAACAAGCTGGGAGCAAGCTTTCTGATAAGAAAAGTCCAGCTTTTCTTGCTCTCATTCATATCTAGCATCAttattgtgacgtcccacatcgcctgggaatgaggatgtgcttatatgtataaatgcaccctatatgacacaacgcgttttaaagccgtgatggcaatgaacctatcagaactccgcagttaagcgagccgctgcgagagcaatctcaggatgggtgacctcctgggaagtctggtatggggagccaaaagcggacagtattgtgtcattgggggtggatcgttacaattATTCCTCTGGCTATCTGCGGCGCTGCCGGTTGGAGAGAGATGGTTACCTATACGAGTAAGCCATGGCTCTTCTTTGTTCTGCTTCTTGTCCTGTCGTTCTACAGAGCATGCTTCTCCATTGCAGGAGATACCCTTTCAACAGGTCAGCCTCTTTCAGTGAGAAAAACCATAGTATCTGAAGGTGGCAATTTTGTGCTCGGTTTCTTCAGACCAGGTACTTCttcaaaaatatacctgggcataTGGTATAATGATtttgatgtcaaagatgttgttTGGGTAGCAAATAGGGAGAACCCTTTGTCTGAGGCATCTTCATCAAGACTTGAACTCTCAGAAGATGGCAACCTAGTCCTGCTTGAAGGTTCCTCCAAGATACCATTTTGGTCGACAAATTTGCCACATCCCCTGAAAAACTCAACTGAAGCAGTACTTCACGATGatggaaattttgttttaagagaTAGTTCCAACCAGTCTACTATCTTTTGGGAGAGTTTCGACCATCCAACCGATACATGGCTGCCGGGTGGAAAGCTTGGAATCGATAAGATTACTGGAAAATCGAAGCAGCTTATTTCAtggaaaaattcaaaagatCCTGCACCTGGTGTGTTCTCGTTTGGGTTAGACTCGGATAGAAGCAGTCAACTTATCTTGGAGTGGAACAGATCCCAAAAGTATTGGAGCTCTGGATTTTGGACTGGAAAATATTTCAGCTTATTTCCTGAGATTGGGAACAATAAAATCTTCAACTTCATTTTTGTGTCAAACGCAAATGAAAGTTACTTTACTTACTCTGTTTCTAATAGCTCATTCAGATTTAAATTTATCGTGAACTCTTCAGGAGAGATCCAGCAACTGGCGTGGTTGGCTGGCCCTTTGGTTTGGAATTTACTTTTGTCTCAACCGACACAACTTTCtgatgtcttttctttttgtggtgCGTTTGGCGTGTACCATGAGAGTTCCCCAAACCCCTGTGAGTGTCTAGAATTTTTCGAACCATTTTCGATTGAAGACACCAGACTAGATGATTGGTCAGGTGGTTGTGTGAGGAAATACCCTCTAAAGTGTGGCAATAGTACTTATGCTAACGGCAAAAAAGATGAGTTCATGCAAATAAAGAACATGAGATTGCCTGTAAATGCCAAAGAATATATGACAGTGAGTCGATGGAATTGTGAAGCGgtttgcttgaataattgttcTTGCACAGCTTATGCTTATAATGGCAGCGTGTgtatgatgtgggaaggagctCTTTTGAACTTACAGCAACTCTCATATGATGGCGGACAACATATCTATGTCAAAATTGCCGCTTATCAGCATCAGAGTACCAAAGGcaggataaaaaaaatgaattctaCATAAATTTATGTTATCTGAATACTTAAAATTCTCGACTATGGTTGAGCTAATATTGATTCTTGTCATCATAATCAGGTAACAAATTGAAAGTATGGGTGATTATAGCCGTGCTGGTCTCTGCAACAGGGCTTGTCTTATGCCTCTTCTccatttgtttttcaagaagGAGAAAGCTCAAACGCAAAGGTAAGTGAAATGGGAATGAATTAcaatacttttttatatttatctgcGAAAATGACAGAAGAAACTTATCTGCCCTTGTGATTGAACTTTGTCGAACGTAAGGCTGTCACCTGCTTAATTGATTTTATCAGAACGAGCTCTGGAATTTCCGCCAAAGTGACAAAGTCTTATCATTGTATATGAAACAGGAGAGGAGGCCTCAGGCAATGATCTACTGTTATTTGATTTCAATACTGAACTTCATGCAATTAATGATGGAACAAACACTACAGAGAATCTGAAGAAAATAGGGGAGAAGGATGTTGAGTTGCCACTATTCAGTTACGAGAGTGTATCAGCTGCAACTAATAATTTCTCGGCTATGAATAAGCTTGGAGAAGGAGGTTTTGGACCTGTTTACAAGGTGGgtttcattttcctaatgaatGTGCTTTGAACACCATTAAGAAAACCGACATTAATGGTAAATCTTCACAAAAAGTTTAAAGAGCTTATGGTTCTCCTTTATAGGGGAAATTACTAAGGGGGCAGGAAATTGCAGTAAAGATGCTTTCAAAAAGATCTGGACAAGGGCTTGAGGAGTTCAGAAATGAGACAGTACTGATTGCAAAACTCCAACACAGAAATCTTGTCAGACTCTTGGGTTGTTGTATCGAGCGAGATGAGAAGATATTAATATACGAATACATGGCCAATAAAAGTTTGGATTTCTACCTTTTTGGTGTGTGCATGTTTCGTCATCTTgttgctcttttctttcttttttttgtccatGCATATACTTTGAACTTCTAAAAAAATTCTAGCTTTTTTAGTATTAATTTTCTGAGTTGTGTTGTTTAAACAGATCCTATCAAGAAAAAGATGTTAGATTGGGATACACGCATACGCATTATTGAAGGAGTTGCTCAAgggcttctttatcttcatcaacATTCAAGACTACGAATCATACATAGAGATCTGAAACCTAGTAATATTCTCTTGGA
The sequence above is drawn from the Alnus glutinosa chromosome 11, dhAlnGlut1.1, whole genome shotgun sequence genome and encodes:
- the LOC133882068 gene encoding uncharacterized protein LOC133882068 — translated: MGTTKTKPWLLLVLLLILSCYRACFSIAGITLSAGQSLSFSKKEIILSQGGTFELGFFTPGSSGKIYLGIWHKWFGPKETVWIANRENPLSDPSSSRLDLSEDGNLLLFEGSSKIPFWSTNLTFPGSNITEAVLRDDGNFVLRNRSNRSSVFWESFDHPTDTWLPGAKLGVDKLISWKNSEDPAPGVFSMGLDPNGSNQYFLEWNRSQIYYSTGVWNGKYFSLVPEMNRSNSIFNFTFVPSKNGSDGYLTYSHRNPSYLFTLSKYRVDYRGQWRGQVWMSGTSEWSSFSITPKNLSNVFALCGAFGVLQYPEDNSTPCQCLKGFEPFSMNYTRLNEWRGGCVRKSPLQCENNTYANGKKDWFLQISNMQLPAYSKAYLAVDASRCKLACMENCSCTAYAYNRSGCMIWEGALFSLQQRGTGQDVYLRLAAHDYLDPRTKGKKWTVWVAVLVPATGLILCLVICFSTKRKLKYIGEKASSNNILSFDFDIELHAKDVELPLFSYDSISAATNKFSTLNKLGEGGFGPVYKGKLLRGREIAVKMLSKRSGQGIEEFKNETILIAKLQHRNLVRILGCCIERNEKILIYEYMFNQSLDFYLFDQTKKNMLDWGTRIHIIEGIAQGILYLHQYSRLRIIHRDIKPSNILLDSEMNPKISDFGMARIVGDNETPTNTRRIVGTYGYMSPEYAMDGLYSIKSDVFSFGVLVLEIVSGKKNTGFYNSESLNLLRYAWELWIDDRSLELMEPTIGYPSSTSVLLRFINIGLLCVQESPTDRPTMPDVVSMISNEHAPLPTPKQPAFTRGRNVIDTNSTNDSTAENGSNNSLFLCWATDWVIEPFEVYDPSCASRPAARFMIPLAICGAAGWREMVTYTSKPWLFFVLLLVLSFYRACFSIAGDTLSTGQPLSVRKTIVSEGGNFVLGFFRPGTSSKIYLGIWYNDFDVKDVVWVANRENPLSEASSSRLELSEDGNLVLLEGSSKIPFWSTNLPHPLKNSTEAVLHDDGNFVLRDSSNQSTIFWESFDHPTDTWLPGGKLGIDKITGKSKQLISWKNSKDPAPGVFSFGLDSDRSSQLILEWNRSQKYWSSGFWTGKYFSLFPEIGNNKIFNFIFVSNANESYFTYSVSNSSFRFKFIVNSSGEIQQLAWLAGPLVWNLLLSQPTQLSDVFSFCGAFGVYHESSPNPCECLEFFEPFSIEDTRLDDWSGGCVRKYPLKCGNSTYANGKKDEFMQIKNMRLPVNAKEYMTVSRWNCEAVCLNNCSCTAYAYNGSVCMMWEGALLNLQQLSYDGGQHIYVKIAAYQHQSTKGNKLKVWVIIAVLVSATGLVLCLFSICFSRRRKLKRKGEEASGNDLLLFDFNTELHAINDGTNTTENLKKIGEKDVELPLFSYESVSAATNNFSAMNKLGEGGFGPVYKGKLLRGQEIAVKMLSKRSGQGLEEFRNETVLIAKLQHRNLVRLLGCCIERDEKILIYEYMANKSLDFYLFDPIKKKMLDWDTRIRIIEGVAQGLLYLHQHSRLRIIHRDLKPSNILLDSEMNPKISDFGLARIVGGNETQANTHRIVGTYGYMSPEYAMEGLYSIKSDVFSFGVLLLEIVSGKKNTGFNKNESLNLLIYAWELWRDDRSLELMDSTIGCPSTFIILRFINIGLLCVQESPADRPTMPDLLSFISNELSPLPTPKQPAFATIYNMMDTNSTTAREGSCTLNNITISTMEAR